The Roseicyclus marinus genome has a segment encoding these proteins:
- a CDS encoding iron ABC transporter permease, with translation MAGPNTSALAEALVGSGWLWPLILFAFCLAFVAIRQGWQRSGLALGLTFAALAAMIWQGFAVGLRGPSSDWIGDLFPRAVEGQTGLGWGGLLAGVALIGLVSNLFAARGFCRGERFPALCITAIVALLTLFVFYPIVRLGIAAFVNTEGALALALFWARLTAPDLWGVGCFLGGGRCGVVINTIVLGVLSATLATALGLALALLVNRTDFRMKGVLRAISILPIITPPFVVGVAIILLFGRTGLVTGFVADLMEVRPTRWVYGLPGILIAQVLAFAPVTFLVLLSTLEAINPTLEEASRTLGARAMTTFRTVTWPLLRPGLAAAFLLAFIESLADFGNPIVLGGGYEVLSVKIFFAVVGARYDLGNAATLAMILLALTLVAFWLQMRWMGKKSYVTVTGKSDAGLAAPLPRVLKIAVLAVVLPWVVFTLAVYIIIAAGGFVTDVGRWDLTPTFSHLITAFRFEIAETGLELYGSAWDSMITTLWVAGLAAPLTTIIGILTAWLVARQDFVGRRAFEFGTMLSFAVPGTVVGVSYVAAFNVPPVDITGTAAILIVCFVFRNMPVGMRAGLAALAQIDKSMEEASQTMGASGATTLRRVVLPLIRPAVFTALVYSFVTAMTAVSAVIFLVSARHNMATAYIMGRVEAGEYALAIAYSAILMMVMILCVVVIQLLVGTRRLGRRKELQGRATATPAE, from the coding sequence TTGGCGGGGCCCAACACTTCGGCTCTGGCCGAGGCGCTTGTGGGCTCTGGCTGGCTTTGGCCGCTGATCTTGTTCGCCTTCTGCCTGGCTTTCGTCGCGATAAGGCAAGGGTGGCAAAGATCGGGTCTTGCGCTTGGTCTGACGTTCGCCGCGCTCGCGGCGATGATTTGGCAAGGCTTTGCCGTCGGTTTGCGTGGGCCGTCATCCGATTGGATCGGCGATTTGTTTCCGCGCGCAGTGGAAGGGCAGACGGGCCTTGGCTGGGGTGGGTTGCTGGCCGGGGTCGCCTTGATAGGCTTGGTGTCCAATCTTTTCGCAGCGCGCGGCTTTTGCCGGGGCGAACGCTTTCCGGCGCTATGCATCACCGCCATCGTGGCGCTTTTGACGTTGTTCGTGTTCTACCCGATTGTACGCCTTGGCATCGCGGCTTTCGTCAACACAGAAGGCGCGCTGGCTTTGGCCCTGTTCTGGGCGCGGCTGACGGCGCCCGACCTATGGGGGGTTGGCTGCTTTTTGGGGGGCGGTCGCTGCGGGGTCGTGATCAACACCATCGTTTTGGGCGTCTTGTCCGCGACGCTGGCCACGGCATTGGGGCTGGCGCTGGCACTTTTGGTCAATCGGACTGATTTCAGAATGAAAGGCGTGCTTCGCGCTATTTCGATCCTGCCCATCATCACACCGCCCTTCGTGGTGGGCGTTGCCATTATCCTATTGTTTGGGCGCACGGGTCTTGTCACAGGCTTCGTAGCCGATCTGATGGAGGTGCGGCCGACCCGTTGGGTCTATGGCCTGCCCGGCATCCTGATTGCACAGGTTCTGGCATTTGCGCCTGTCACCTTCCTCGTGCTGCTGTCTACTCTGGAGGCGATCAATCCGACCTTGGAAGAGGCATCGCGCACGCTGGGCGCGCGGGCCATGACGACCTTTCGCACGGTCACCTGGCCGCTTTTGCGCCCCGGCCTTGCGGCGGCTTTCCTGCTTGCCTTCATCGAAAGCCTAGCCGATTTCGGCAATCCGATCGTTCTGGGCGGCGGCTACGAGGTTTTGTCGGTCAAGATATTCTTTGCCGTCGTGGGCGCACGCTATGACCTTGGCAATGCCGCGACCCTTGCGATGATCCTTCTGGCGCTGACGCTGGTCGCATTCTGGCTCCAGATGCGCTGGATGGGCAAGAAAAGTTATGTCACCGTTACGGGCAAATCCGACGCCGGGCTGGCGGCGCCCTTGCCCCGTGTTCTCAAGATCGCGGTGCTGGCCGTAGTCTTGCCATGGGTTGTGTTCACGCTGGCGGTCTACATCATCATCGCTGCGGGCGGTTTCGTCACCGATGTCGGGCGCTGGGACCTGACGCCGACCTTCAGCCACCTGATCACCGCCTTCCGTTTCGAAATCGCGGAAACGGGACTGGAACTTTATGGATCGGCTTGGGACTCGATGATCACGACGCTTTGGGTGGCGGGCTTGGCCGCGCCCTTGACCACCATCATCGGCATCCTGACCGCCTGGCTGGTGGCGCGGCAGGATTTCGTGGGGCGGCGCGCTTTCGAATTCGGGACGATGCTGTCCTTCGCGGTACCCGGAACGGTGGTCGGTGTCTCTTACGTCGCGGCCTTCAACGTGCCACCAGTGGACATCACAGGAACGGCGGCGATTTTGATCGTCTGCTTTGTGTTTCGCAATATGCCGGTCGGTATGCGGGCGGGCTTAGCCGCGCTGGCTCAGATCGACAAATCGATGGAAGAAGCGAGCCAGACGATGGGCGCAAGCGGGGCCACGACGCTGCGTCGCGTGGTGCTCCCGCTGATCCGCCCCGCGGTCTTTACCGCGCTTGTCTATTCGTTTGTCACGGCCATGACTGCCGTGTCGGCGGTCATCTTCCTTGTGTCCGCGCGGCACAACATGGCGACGGCCTATATCATGGGTCGGGTCGAAGCCGGGGAATACGCGTTGGCCATCGCCTATTCTGCGATCCTGATGATGGTCATGATCCTATGTGTCGTCGTGATCCAGCTTTTGGTGGGCACACGGCGTTTGGGCCGAAGGAAGGAATTGCAGGGCCGTGCGACAGCGACGCCCGCAGAATGA
- a CDS encoding ABC transporter substrate-binding protein, whose amino-acid sequence MTVKHLSAAAFAALGFAVAVPATAQADELVLYCSVQEEWCRAMSEAFQRETGINVLMTRRSSGETYAQIAAEAAQPRGDVWWGGTGDPHLQAAQEGLTAEYVSPMLGELQDWAVRQAETSGNRTVGIYAGGLGFGYNSELVTEDPPACWADLLDPRFEDDVQVANPNSSGTSYTMLATMVQLMGEDEAFAYLAQLHDNISQYTQSGSAPIRAAATGETAIGIVFMHDAVAQTVQGAPIVAVAPCEGTGYEVGSMSIIADAPNPDAARTFYDWALTPAAQEIGAANNSFQIPSNLNAATPEAAPRLEDVNLIDYNFALYGSSEERTRLLQRWDAEIGSLAQ is encoded by the coding sequence ATGACCGTCAAACATTTGTCCGCCGCTGCGTTTGCGGCGCTAGGGTTTGCTGTAGCCGTGCCGGCCACGGCCCAAGCCGATGAATTGGTGCTTTACTGCTCGGTGCAAGAAGAATGGTGCCGGGCCATGTCCGAAGCGTTCCAGCGCGAGACCGGGATCAACGTTCTTATGACACGCCGCTCGTCCGGTGAGACCTATGCCCAGATCGCCGCCGAAGCCGCGCAGCCAAGGGGTGATGTCTGGTGGGGTGGCACGGGTGACCCGCATCTCCAAGCCGCACAAGAAGGGCTTACGGCGGAATACGTCTCGCCAATGCTGGGTGAGCTTCAGGATTGGGCCGTGCGTCAAGCCGAAACCTCGGGCAACCGGACGGTCGGTATTTATGCGGGTGGTTTGGGCTTTGGTTACAACTCCGAGCTTGTGACGGAAGATCCGCCGGCTTGCTGGGCCGACTTGCTCGACCCGCGTTTCGAAGATGACGTGCAGGTGGCAAACCCGAATTCCTCGGGCACGTCATACACGATGCTTGCAACGATGGTGCAGCTGATGGGTGAGGACGAGGCTTTTGCCTATCTCGCGCAGCTTCACGACAACATCAGCCAGTATACCCAGTCCGGTTCGGCCCCGATCCGTGCGGCTGCAACCGGCGAAACGGCGATTGGCATTGTCTTCATGCATGACGCCGTAGCCCAGACCGTGCAGGGTGCTCCCATCGTGGCCGTCGCGCCATGTGAAGGCACCGGCTATGAGGTTGGATCTATGTCGATCATCGCGGACGCCCCGAACCCGGATGCGGCGCGCACCTTCTACGACTGGGCGTTGACCCCTGCAGCGCAGGAAATCGGGGCGGCCAACAACAGCTTCCAGATACCCTCGAACCTGAACGCAGCAACGCCAGAGGCCGCGCCGCGGCTCGAAGACGTTAACCTGATCGATTACAATTTCGCGCTTTATGGGTCGAGCGAGGAACGCACCCGCCTGTTGCAGCGCTGGGATGCCGAAATCGGGTCGTTGGCGCAGTAA
- a CDS encoding inositol monophosphatase family protein translates to MTKMQDALSARADFASGLARSAGQLANEYFRNRASLEIETKNGELDLVSIADRAVEDMIRSEIAATFPDDAILGEEGGATAGASGLTWVIDPIDGTVPFLMGLPHWCVVLALTEGEATHLGVTDVPVTGEHFTARAGHGARLDGVRLSLDAGKRIDQGLVAVGASDRCDPTVMADILRRLMETGGMYYRNGSGANMLACVAAGRLAGYVEPGMNPWDSLAGLLMIREAGGVIHPYPADARLGLTMGAAPSVWDDLHDIVAKAFLGGLPEVVY, encoded by the coding sequence ATGACCAAGATGCAAGATGCCCTGTCAGCCCGCGCCGATTTCGCCTCTGGTCTTGCGCGCAGCGCCGGGCAATTGGCCAACGAATATTTCCGCAATCGCGCTAGTCTTGAGATCGAGACCAAGAACGGCGAGCTGGATCTTGTGTCCATCGCGGACCGCGCGGTCGAAGACATGATCCGTAGCGAAATCGCGGCCACGTTTCCCGATGACGCCATTCTTGGCGAAGAGGGCGGCGCTACCGCCGGGGCCTCGGGGCTCACTTGGGTCATAGACCCGATCGATGGCACGGTGCCCTTCTTGATGGGATTGCCGCATTGGTGTGTCGTGCTGGCCCTGACTGAGGGCGAGGCGACGCATCTGGGTGTGACCGATGTGCCCGTGACGGGCGAACATTTCACCGCCCGTGCCGGGCATGGGGCAAGGCTTGACGGGGTTCGTCTGTCGCTTGACGCGGGCAAGCGGATCGACCAGGGGCTGGTTGCCGTGGGGGCCTCTGACCGGTGCGACCCCACCGTGATGGCCGACATCTTGCGACGTCTGATGGAAACGGGCGGGATGTATTACCGCAACGGGTCGGGGGCCAATATGCTGGCCTGTGTCGCGGCTGGGCGGCTCGCGGGGTATGTCGAACCCGGGATGAACCCGTGGGACAGTCTTGCCGGGCTTTTGATGATCCGCGAAGCGGGTGGCGTGATCCATCCTTATCCGGCCGACGCGCGGCTTGGGCTGACCATGGGGGCAGCCCCCAGCGTATGGGATGACCTGCACGACATCGTCGCAAAGGCATTTCTTGGGGGCTTGCCCGAGGTGGTGTATTAG
- a CDS encoding carbohydrate ABC transporter permease, with protein sequence MAKHVNLERRRQAVYGWLLLSPAAVLLTTFAFYPSLATFWTSLFSRETRRRPSEFVGSENYSDLFADPTFWTVVYNNLIYAAATIPISMVIALSMALWANSKIPARGFVRTAYFTPTVLPMIAAANLWLFFYTPGLGVLDQIGSLFGLPSVNWLGQPETALWAVIIVTIWKEAGFFMIFYLAALQTIPEDLKEAADIEGASRWTYTRRIVLPLLMPTTLFILVNALINSVKLIDHLFILTKGGPNDASKLILYYIWEMAFAFFDAPQAAAMTILVLAVLGIVAGIKFTILDKRTHYQ encoded by the coding sequence ATGGCGAAGCACGTAAATCTCGAGCGCCGCAGGCAGGCGGTCTATGGCTGGCTTCTGCTGTCGCCTGCCGCGGTTCTGCTGACGACTTTCGCGTTCTACCCATCGCTTGCGACGTTCTGGACAAGCCTTTTCAGCCGCGAGACACGGCGACGTCCCTCGGAATTCGTCGGAAGCGAGAACTATAGCGACCTTTTCGCAGATCCGACTTTCTGGACCGTGGTGTACAACAACTTGATATATGCCGCCGCCACGATCCCGATTTCCATGGTCATAGCCTTGTCGATGGCGCTCTGGGCGAACTCAAAAATCCCTGCTCGGGGCTTCGTGCGCACGGCTTATTTCACGCCAACCGTTCTGCCGATGATCGCGGCTGCGAACCTTTGGCTCTTCTTCTACACACCCGGTCTCGGCGTTCTCGACCAGATCGGGTCGCTCTTCGGACTGCCCTCCGTCAATTGGCTCGGCCAGCCCGAAACAGCACTCTGGGCGGTGATCATCGTGACCATCTGGAAAGAAGCTGGGTTCTTCATGATTTTCTACCTCGCCGCGCTGCAGACCATTCCCGAGGACCTGAAGGAGGCAGCAGACATCGAGGGCGCCAGCCGCTGGACATACACGCGGCGGATCGTGCTGCCGCTTCTCATGCCGACGACGCTCTTCATTCTCGTGAACGCCCTGATCAACTCGGTCAAGTTGATCGACCACCTCTTTATCCTGACGAAGGGTGGACCGAACGACGCTTCAAAGTTGATCCTCTACTACATCTGGGAAATGGCCTTCGCCTTCTTCGACGCGCCTCAGGCTGCAGCAATGACGATCCTTGTGCTCGCGGTACTCGGCATCGTGGCCGGCATCAAGTTCACCATCCTCGACAAGCGGACGCATTACCAATGA
- a CDS encoding Na/Pi cotransporter family protein produces MDQTGAPIVFILNMAASAALLIWAVRLVRTGFERAFGGQLRLWLRRSTSNRFAAAATGAGAAILMQSSTAVAILMAGFLSAGAIGSLSGLAIILGADLGSAVVALILNFQIGALTSLLLLAGVMVFLQSSARRIRQIGRILIGLALIFLSLDLIRDASQPLMQSTGAGAIMLYLSGDPITAFLLAALFAWLVHSSVAAILLFATLAAQGMMPVEVAFAMVLGANLGGSMIAFFLTLKSSAVVRRVVWTNLALRGGGAALMLFVLVSFDLQTSMLGSTPDQQALNLHLLFNVLLLVAFLPLATILMWVANRLVPDPAGSEAAGARRSALAPEVQNQPRRAFACALREMVEMSNRIEVMLRDAMPLFEKYDETVAQRLHHEMQDIATISLDIRIYLSGVRSTDPNEDTGTRSFDLSGVTVNLEAGADIIARKMVVLANKKDAASLNFSKEGWSELRDFHDVVLRNVQHGISVLMSEDLGLARELVEQKENVRDLEQSLQRKHLRRLRQGMTESYETSAIHLDLLRALKALNTSFAMIAYPLLSDMGELRPSRLSGS; encoded by the coding sequence ATGGACCAGACAGGCGCCCCGATCGTCTTCATCTTGAACATGGCCGCTTCAGCGGCGTTGCTGATCTGGGCCGTGCGGCTTGTGCGGACCGGGTTCGAGCGTGCGTTCGGCGGCCAGCTCCGGCTCTGGTTGCGCCGATCTACGTCGAACCGCTTCGCGGCCGCCGCGACCGGGGCGGGGGCCGCGATCCTTATGCAAAGCTCGACCGCAGTTGCTATCCTGATGGCTGGTTTTCTGTCGGCCGGCGCCATCGGAAGCCTCTCTGGGCTCGCCATCATACTGGGGGCCGATCTGGGCTCTGCCGTCGTGGCATTGATACTCAATTTCCAGATCGGGGCGCTGACGTCACTGCTGCTGCTGGCAGGTGTAATGGTCTTCCTCCAAAGTTCAGCGCGACGGATCCGCCAGATCGGGCGCATTCTTATTGGATTGGCGCTGATTTTTCTGTCGCTTGATCTGATCCGGGATGCCAGTCAGCCTCTCATGCAGAGCACTGGCGCTGGAGCGATTATGCTTTACCTGTCCGGTGACCCGATCACGGCCTTTCTACTAGCGGCACTGTTCGCATGGCTTGTCCACTCAAGTGTCGCAGCGATCCTATTGTTTGCCACGCTCGCCGCACAGGGAATGATGCCCGTCGAGGTGGCCTTTGCTATGGTGCTTGGTGCCAACCTCGGCGGCTCGATGATTGCCTTCTTCCTGACACTCAAGTCTTCGGCCGTAGTTCGTCGCGTGGTCTGGACGAACCTCGCCTTGCGGGGCGGAGGTGCAGCCCTGATGCTGTTCGTCCTAGTCAGCTTTGATCTGCAGACCAGCATGTTGGGGTCCACGCCCGACCAGCAGGCGTTGAACCTGCACTTGCTTTTCAACGTCCTACTGCTTGTTGCCTTCCTCCCGCTGGCCACGATCCTCATGTGGGTCGCAAACCGGCTGGTCCCGGACCCAGCTGGATCCGAGGCTGCTGGGGCTAGGCGCTCGGCACTCGCCCCGGAGGTCCAGAACCAGCCGCGCAGGGCTTTCGCCTGTGCGCTTAGGGAGATGGTCGAGATGAGCAATCGGATAGAGGTCATGCTCCGCGATGCCATGCCGCTGTTCGAGAAATACGACGAGACGGTTGCGCAGAGACTGCATCACGAGATGCAGGATATCGCGACGATCTCGCTGGACATCCGGATCTACCTGTCGGGAGTGCGTAGCACGGATCCCAATGAAGATACTGGCACCCGCAGCTTCGATCTTTCGGGGGTTACGGTGAACCTTGAGGCGGGGGCCGACATCATCGCACGCAAGATGGTCGTGCTCGCCAACAAGAAAGATGCGGCCAGTTTGAACTTTTCCAAAGAAGGCTGGAGCGAGCTGCGCGATTTCCATGACGTGGTCCTGCGCAATGTCCAGCATGGTATCTCGGTGCTGATGTCTGAGGACCTTGGGCTGGCACGCGAACTGGTCGAGCAGAAGGAAAACGTCCGTGACCTCGAACAGAGCCTCCAGCGCAAGCACTTGAGAAGGCTGCGACAGGGCATGACCGAGTCCTACGAGACGAGCGCCATCCACCTCGATCTGTTGCGCGCGCTCAAGGCGCTGAACACGTCCTTCGCGATGATTGCCTATCCGCTGCTGTCTGATATGGGAGAGTTGCGTCCAAGTCGTCTTTCGGGCTCTTAA
- a CDS encoding carbohydrate ABC transporter permease: MSGLLRHLESFGALLLAVIWISPLLFAFWAAFHATTDAVNFNLTAPWTLENFRTAWEGAPWMRYFLNTFVLVTVILIGQFIVTTLAGFAFAQVRFPGRDIVFILVLMQLFILPEVLIVENYVMVSRLGLFDTILGVGMPYMASAFGIFLMRQAFKGVPIELHEAARIEGCGWFGILWRVYVPLARPTYLAYALVSVSTHWNNFLWPLIVTNSPDTRPLTVGLSIFGAPENGVDISVISAATIMSIAPLLVAFLVFQRQFVQAFLRAGIK; encoded by the coding sequence ATGAGCGGTCTTCTGCGCCATCTCGAGAGCTTCGGAGCGCTGCTGCTGGCGGTGATCTGGATCTCGCCGCTGCTCTTCGCCTTTTGGGCTGCGTTTCACGCGACCACGGATGCGGTCAATTTCAACCTCACCGCGCCGTGGACGCTGGAGAATTTCCGCACGGCATGGGAAGGTGCGCCGTGGATGCGCTACTTCCTCAATACCTTCGTGCTCGTGACGGTCATCCTCATAGGCCAGTTTATCGTGACAACGCTGGCCGGTTTCGCCTTTGCACAGGTGCGATTTCCCGGCCGCGATATCGTGTTTATCCTCGTTCTGATGCAACTGTTCATCCTGCCGGAGGTGCTGATCGTCGAGAACTACGTGATGGTATCGCGGCTCGGGCTCTTCGACACGATCCTCGGCGTTGGCATGCCTTACATGGCGTCCGCCTTCGGGATCTTCCTGATGCGCCAGGCATTCAAGGGGGTTCCGATCGAACTGCACGAGGCCGCCCGCATCGAGGGCTGTGGCTGGTTCGGCATCCTCTGGCGCGTCTACGTGCCTTTGGCGCGACCGACCTATCTCGCGTATGCGCTCGTGTCGGTATCGACCCACTGGAACAACTTCCTCTGGCCGTTGATCGTCACCAATTCGCCGGATACTCGTCCGCTTACCGTTGGGCTGTCGATCTTTGGCGCACCGGAAAACGGCGTCGACATCTCCGTAATCTCGGCAGCGACAATCATGTCGATCGCGCCCTTGCTCGTAGCGTTCCTCGTGTTTCAGCGGCAATTTGTGCAGGCCTTCCTGCGCGCGGGGATCAAGTAG
- a CDS encoding ABC transporter substrate-binding protein, which produces MTKLRRLAVGGAAATLLATPLAAQTELTMYYPIAVGGALTEVVDGIVADFEAANPDISVEAIYSGNYDDTRVRALSALASGEPAQLAVMFSIDAYDLIEQGLIVPFESIEGVSQDWLDSFYPALMANSRIEGQTWGIPFQRSTIVAYYNRDMFREAGLDPDAPPSSWEEIVSMGQALTDDDTWGLMIPSTGYPYWMFQALAIQNGEELMSGDGLTTYFDDPAVVEALDFWLSLSTEHGIMPTGTVEWGTLRQAFLEGQTAMMWHSTGNLTAVRNAATFDFGVAELPTNVRPGSPTGGGNFYVFEETTPEERAAALRLIEFMTSPEQAAAWSIATGYMGVAPAAYETEALQAYTAEFPPALVARNQLENAVAEFSTFETARVREGLNNAIQAALTGASTPGDALSEAQAAAVRLLRDYQ; this is translated from the coding sequence ATGACAAAACTCAGGAGACTTGCCGTCGGCGGCGCCGCGGCCACACTTCTCGCGACACCGCTCGCTGCGCAGACAGAACTGACAATGTATTATCCCATCGCGGTCGGCGGTGCCTTGACCGAGGTCGTCGATGGGATCGTGGCAGACTTCGAGGCCGCGAACCCGGACATTAGCGTAGAGGCCATCTACTCCGGCAACTACGACGACACCCGTGTTCGGGCGCTGTCGGCCCTGGCGTCCGGAGAGCCGGCACAGTTGGCGGTCATGTTCTCGATCGATGCCTACGACCTGATCGAACAAGGTCTGATCGTGCCGTTCGAGAGCATTGAGGGTGTGTCGCAGGACTGGCTGGACAGCTTCTACCCCGCGCTCATGGCCAACAGCCGGATCGAAGGGCAGACCTGGGGCATCCCATTCCAGCGCTCGACCATCGTCGCCTACTACAACCGCGACATGTTCCGCGAAGCGGGCCTCGACCCCGATGCGCCCCCGTCCAGCTGGGAAGAGATTGTCAGCATGGGCCAAGCCCTGACCGACGACGATACCTGGGGCCTCATGATCCCCTCGACCGGCTATCCCTACTGGATGTTCCAGGCTCTGGCGATCCAGAATGGCGAGGAACTCATGTCGGGCGACGGCCTGACAACATATTTCGACGACCCCGCAGTCGTCGAGGCGCTGGACTTCTGGCTTTCGCTGTCGACAGAGCACGGCATCATGCCGACCGGCACCGTGGAGTGGGGAACGTTACGCCAGGCCTTCCTCGAAGGCCAGACCGCGATGATGTGGCATTCCACCGGGAACTTGACGGCCGTGCGCAACGCGGCGACCTTCGACTTCGGTGTGGCCGAGCTTCCCACGAACGTGCGCCCGGGATCGCCGACGGGCGGCGGCAACTTCTACGTTTTCGAGGAGACGACCCCCGAAGAGCGTGCGGCTGCCCTGCGGCTGATCGAATTCATGACCTCGCCCGAACAGGCGGCGGCATGGTCAATCGCGACCGGCTACATGGGCGTAGCACCAGCTGCCTATGAGACCGAGGCGTTGCAGGCCTACACCGCCGAGTTCCCGCCGGCGCTCGTTGCACGCAACCAGCTCGAAAACGCAGTGGCGGAATTCTCGACCTTCGAGACCGCGCGGGTGCGCGAAGGTCTGAACAACGCGATCCAGGCGGCACTGACCGGCGCCTCTACTCCGGGCGATGCCCTGTCCGAGGCCCAGGCGGCGGCAGTCAGGCTGCTGCGCGACTACCAGTAA
- a CDS encoding ABC transporter ATP-binding protein, translated as MSETAIEFIDVVKRYGGATAVDRISFSIAKGELVTFLGPSGCGKTTSLRLIAGLELPSEGQVRIAGRDVSRDPASERNVGMVFQSYALFPHMSVLDNVAYGPTIRGVAKAEARDRARAILDQVGLGGFEGRLPSELSGGQQQRVAVARAIVQQPDVLLFDEPLSNVDAKLRRKVRAEIRDLQQRFGLTAVYVTHDQEEALAVSDRIVVMKMGQIAQIGTPAELYERPASAFVADFIGDANLIEGQVVGGLFSAAHLALPVDAEDGRITATIRPERIQLALGGAARIVSASYLGSRMEYVVKDEGLEFLVSRPISEPRLAAGDTVALQLDPTDLILVR; from the coding sequence ATGAGCGAAACGGCCATCGAATTCATCGACGTGGTCAAGCGCTACGGTGGCGCCACAGCGGTCGACCGGATCAGTTTTTCCATCGCCAAGGGCGAGCTTGTGACCTTTCTGGGCCCCTCGGGTTGCGGAAAGACGACGTCGCTGCGGCTGATCGCGGGGCTGGAATTGCCATCCGAAGGACAGGTTCGCATCGCGGGCCGCGATGTCAGCCGCGACCCGGCTTCGGAACGCAACGTGGGGATGGTGTTTCAATCCTATGCATTGTTCCCGCATATGAGCGTGCTGGACAATGTCGCCTATGGGCCGACGATCCGCGGGGTTGCCAAGGCCGAGGCGCGCGACCGCGCCCGTGCCATCCTTGATCAGGTCGGGCTAGGCGGGTTTGAGGGGCGGTTGCCGTCAGAGCTTTCGGGCGGCCAGCAACAGCGCGTCGCCGTGGCGCGTGCCATCGTCCAGCAGCCGGACGTGTTGCTGTTCGATGAACCCCTTTCGAATGTCGATGCCAAGCTGCGCCGCAAGGTCCGGGCCGAAATCCGCGACCTGCAACAGCGCTTTGGCCTGACCGCCGTCTATGTCACGCATGACCAAGAAGAGGCGCTGGCGGTCTCGGACCGGATCGTGGTGATGAAGATGGGGCAGATCGCCCAGATCGGCACCCCAGCAGAGCTTTATGAACGTCCGGCATCGGCCTTTGTGGCGGATTTCATCGGGGATGCGAACCTGATCGAAGGGCAAGTTGTGGGGGGGCTGTTTTCCGCCGCCCATCTGGCACTGCCGGTCGATGCCGAAGATGGCCGCATTACCGCCACGATCCGGCCCGAACGCATTCAGCTGGCCCTCGGCGGCGCGGCGCGGATCGTGTCGGCCAGCTATCTTGGCAGCCGGATGGAATATGTCGTGAAGGACGAGGGTTTGGAATTTCTCGTCTCTCGCCCGATCTCGGAACCACGGCTTGCAGCGGGCGACACCGTAGCGCTACAGCTTGACCCAACCGATCTGATCCTTGTGAGATGA
- a CDS encoding phosphodiesterase, which produces MARLLHLSDLHAVATGTRASGVLDTNDLLREAIDALSGRLTAIGRIDAVLVTGDISDDGSAESYAIAKAQLARLGLPLLAIPGNHDRRSAFRDAFADTAPMPDDGPLDWIAEVAGTRIVGLDTLVEGQGGGLLRARTLDFLAEALDRSQGKPVVVALHHPPLRTGIRFMDAIGLDNAEALEGILRRHDGPLWVLAGHVHGVYHCMLGGHPVVTAPSTCSAFVFDQREEAPVGFMLGPLGFGMLDTAPGGVWTACPLVMADGPYGF; this is translated from the coding sequence ATGGCCAGGCTTCTGCACCTTTCGGACCTTCACGCGGTGGCCACCGGCACACGCGCGTCGGGAGTGCTGGATACCAATGATTTGTTGCGCGAGGCCATCGATGCACTGTCCGGGCGGCTCACAGCGATCGGGCGGATAGATGCTGTGTTGGTGACCGGGGACATCAGCGATGACGGCTCGGCTGAAAGCTATGCCATCGCCAAGGCTCAGTTGGCGCGGCTCGGACTGCCGTTGCTTGCCATTCCCGGCAACCATGACCGTCGTTCCGCTTTCCGCGACGCCTTCGCCGACACCGCCCCGATGCCCGACGATGGCCCGCTCGACTGGATTGCGGAGGTTGCTGGAACCCGGATCGTTGGGCTCGACACGCTGGTCGAGGGACAGGGCGGTGGATTGCTTCGGGCGCGAACGCTCGATTTCTTAGCAGAAGCGCTCGACCGCTCGCAGGGCAAACCCGTCGTGGTCGCCCTGCACCATCCACCCCTTCGCACGGGAATCCGCTTTATGGATGCCATCGGGCTCGATAACGCCGAGGCGCTCGAGGGTATTCTGCGTCGCCATGACGGGCCGCTCTGGGTGTTGGCCGGCCATGTTCACGGGGTCTATCACTGCATGCTCGGTGGCCACCCGGTCGTCACCGCGCCCTCCACGTGCAGCGCGTTCGTGTTCGACCAGCGTGAGGAGGCCCCAGTAGGGTTCATGCTAGGACCGCTTGGCTTTGGAATGCTCGACACCGCACCGGGCGGGGTTTGGACGGCTTGCCCGCTTGTGATGGCTGATGGTCCCTACGGTTTCTGA